CCACGATCTCCCGGTAAGGCCACGGTCATATACGTCCTTAGCTTAAGCCGATATTGAACCCCTGGAGGTTTGCCACCGACTCTCGAGATCGGAACAGATACCCGATTCAACGATTGTGATACAACCCGCAAACTCAAGACTCGATGCCTGGCACTTAACCGTACCAGGGTCGAGTAATTTCGTACCCAATACCCAGCACATAACCGTACCAAGGTCCGAATACGAGACGATCGTGATAAGACCCGATACCTGGCACCTAACTGTACCAGGGTCAAGTAACCTTGTAACCGTCACTCAGCACATAATCGTACCGAGATCCGAATACGAGATCAAAACAAATGGGTTGATTAGCACTAGAACGACACACAAAGACCCAATTTACTTCCATAATAAACATAGATTAATCATACAATCCAAGGGCGGAAACATGCACATAATACAGGAATGGGAACAACaagcataaatataaaaataTCTCCCTGTATTGGCCGAACAATCCATTTTGCATCCGTACCTGTTCCAAGATAATTAAAGTAAATATACAACCTATAATGCTTACCGTCTCACCTGCAACAAAATACAAATATAGCAAGGCAAGTCCACACAACAATATATCACTCCCGTTTACCAAATTAAAATTGACAAGTAAATGCATCCAAAACTATCTCTACGTGTGAGTATACACTGTCTTAAATATACAACTcactaactagcatcccaaatgatttCTACATGTTAGTATATaccgtcttaaatatacaacTCACTAATTAGAATCTTAAATGATCCCTACGGGTCAGTATACGCCATCTCAATCATCTCCCCATATCAGTATACACAGTCTTAAATATACAACTcactaactagcatcccaaatgatccctaaggatcagtatacaccgtctcaatcttCTCCTCATATCGATATACACCGTCTAAAATATACAACTCACTTAAATATACAAATCACTAACTAGCATCCCCAAATGATCAATAtgggtcagtatacaccgtctcaatcatctccccATAtaagtatacaccgtcttaaacaTACAAGGGGCTAAATAGCATCCAAAAAGGTCCTTATATATCATTATATACCATCACAACTATAAAACAAACTAACCAgcattcaaaataaacatattttacaagtaatatcgagtaactcattattgttacctttttccgagcGAACTCCTCTATACTGTAaaaatcttctaccagaccgtttATCTCAGCACAATGGATTGACAGTAATGATGAGAGGAgtactatggaacgaaaatcgttGAAAACGGATGAAAAACGAAACGACAAATCCAATTTTTGGGACAAAGATTGAAACAAAGAACAAAAGAAGGAAaatgaatgaagaagaagaaaagagacggGGGAGATGTGATATTTTTAAAGGAGCAGCCTgctagctagctatttattatacgtgcgtttcttcatcgttaagaaatctatctagtttttaaaatcgtctcgagttaaattaaaccgattttagtaaaagtttcagaaATGAACTGAAATACAAATTAATAAACTTAGtgagtgaaaataaaaataaGCTTGGCTAGTTAACAAAAATAATACGAAATCGGCTCGAATaagaattattagcgattttaatTAAATTAGCGGATTTTAACGAAATTTGCTAATTTAGGAAAATAAACTCAAAATGACTAACTGGATGACTTTTTCCCAAATCCATCTTGATGAGTCCACTAAGAACTGGCTTCCATAAAGGACTCATAAAAGAAACGGAAACCGTTATATGACGTAATTAAAtccaaaataacaattaaaagaatttttttACAAGTTAataatttacggggtgttacaacatcGAATCGGGTAAAAGATGAAAATTTATTCTCTATAAAATAAGGAAAAACATAAATgagagatgatgatgacgatgatgatgatgaaggccATTAGTAAGATAAACATATTCTCTATTGATTAGGGTATGTATATTGAACAAAATTCGTTTATTTTAGTTgtaattttccaaaaaaaaaatgaaatgacaAATGAAGATCATGATGGAGTATGAATGTTCAATATGGATATAAACAAGATGAAGGACAATGTATGAGTGAAGTGCAGAAAAAGCAAAATAAGCATGGATGATAAGCGTAGATGGATGCACAATAAAATAATTACTTAGGCAGAGTAATAAATGGTTTGTGTTGCGAAAAATATACCTACCTAAGCTACCACTATATCCCACAATGATGGCTAGAAGGCCTCCCTTAGTTATCCCCCTAAATTTCATTTGATTCACTCACATACGAAGCATTGTTTTGTTTTGAAGTAAATCGGAAATGTACAGAAAGGATCAATGATTGCATATGTAATTAGAGACCAGGCGTGTGTAATtaaaaataaggaagaagaaagaaCCCTAAGGAGTAAGGACTACATGTGCAGCAAGATGTTTGTAGTTTTCAAACAAGACCTACAAGTGAGCAGTATAGCTAGCCAGTTACTGTTTTTAATGTTTTAATTAGGTCCACGGACCATGGAGGCATGGAGGAGTTTCACCATTGAGCTCACACTTACAGATCAGAactatttgaaattttgaatgagcTATCATCTCATCATTGCCATCAAAAGCCACACTTGTAGTCCTAATAGTCAGATATCGTATCTGCACTCTGCAGCTTATTACTCAGGCAAGATTCAGAAAAGTGTCTAAACAAGTCCTGAACTGAGAGCGACTTGAAAGAAGATAGAATTTCATTCTTACTCTGATGTTTTTTCATCGCACTCGCATCCTAGGGCCGACAAAACATCAACAAGAGGACAAAATAACAAACAAACTGGTTTAAGAAATTACAGCAGCAAGAGTCTTTAACTCCTTATTGCTCAGAACTAATGAAGGGAACGAGAGTCACGACAAAAGACTTGGTCATGAGCTCCCTATAAGCCTTTCTTGGGATAGGACCCTTACAAAAGACCTCCTTCCTTAGCTCTTGAGTTCGCTTATCCAAAAAGGGAACCAATTTTGTCACCAGGTTCATGCTTAGTGTCCCAATGCTGCCTCTACTCTTATTTCTGACTTGTTTGATCTTGTTGATAATTAGTTGTTGACTTTTGATTGAGCCTTTGTTGCCCCGGGATGAAAGTTATAACCACTCTTAGCTTTTAGATGAGTTAGCACCTGGATCCTCCCTGAAACTTCCTTGCATTCCTCGACGGGGGCTTTCCTGAATCTCTGAGTCCAATGAATACCCTGTCAACCAGCACAGtccagaaaaagaaaaagaaaaactcaGGAAAATCTCATGGTGCAATAAATCACTGATATACCTAAGCTACCACTATATCGGGCAGGGATTGCTAGAAGGCCTGCGTGCCTTATCCCCGGTATATCGTTTGATACACTCAGGACTCAGCCAACAAGCATTCTTTTGTTTTGATTTAACTATATACACAAGGGTTTAGCAAAATGCTTCAGCAAGACATCAAGAAGATCTACCTATTTTACAAAATTAATGATTTCAATACATTTATCTCGAGAATGTAACTACAAGTATCACCGAAAAGACTTATTTAGGATTTAGCATAAGTAAATAAGAGAACGAACAAGAAGTGTCACAGAAATGCATATCCTTCTTCACCAAATTTGCGTACAAATTTAATCCGAGACCGACTTATTTAGGATTTAGCATAAGTAAATAAGAGAACGAACAATAAGTGTCACAGAAATGCATATCCTTCTTCACCAAATTTGCGTACAAATTTAATCCGAGACCGAGCATGTACACGTAAAATTACCTTTAAATCAGGGAAGTGAGAAACTTAATGACTACATATAAAGCAAGACGTTTGTGGTTGCCAAACAAGATTTACTAAGTGAGCTCAGTATAACGAGAAAAATCAGGTTTTCCTGCTTCAAATCTTCAACTACGTCCAAAAGTGACCAAGAGGAAGTTTCACTACCACAGAGCTCTCAGTTTAGATAagaattatttgaaattttgaatgagaTATCACCTCAACATTGTCATCACCCGCCACACTTCTTTTAGTCCTAAACATCACACATTGTACATCTTTCTACGGTTCAAGGTACAGACTAAATCATAATAAGGACaagaacacacacacacacacacatgagAGCATGACTGGTACAAACATTAAACTACAAAGTtataatgaaactcaaataccGTGGTTAGAAATACTGCATGGCATATTTTGAGTCACACTTTTTCCATTGAATCGTAGATGGTGTCAACAACGTCAGCACGAGAAATTCACATAGCACCTCTAGCAAATAAACCTAAATTCCAAACCCGATAACTTAAATATAAACAAGACATGGGTCAAATCTCAAAATACGCATTAGAACTAATATAATACTGATTTTTATTTGTCATATTTATGTTTCAAACAGAAAAGGAAGATGTCAAGGTTCAACGACATTACCAACTACATAAACCTCAAAATCACAGCACAATACATTGATGAGAAAGAAATAAGGGCCTTGAGAATTGTAAGAAAAGTGTACCGTTCATGATGAAAAGTTTTTCCACGTCCTCAGGCACGTGAGGCAGGGCATCCTGAGTGGCCTTGGAAAGGAGTGCCGGATCAAGCACAAGGTCACGCACCTGCATCTGCCAATTCTCAGGCATCTGGGAGAACTTGCGCGACATTTTGGCAAGCTGAGAGATATAGTAACGAGAAACAAAGTCTCCAGATGACACGATATCCCCGAGAACCTGGACAGCTTCTAACACGCCAGTGCCAGAAAGGGCAAGGTTGACAATTTCCTTAAAAAAGAAGGCCATAGATTGCCTAATACCAGAATCTTCCAGACTATTAGCAATTCTAGTCAAACAATATAAAACAGAAGCAACATTGATGGGAGCCGATTTACGGAACTTGAGAATATCGTTTATCGCGCAACCCCAATTGTGACTTGTAATCTCAGTGTAGATCAAGGAAGAAGTAAGATGCACGACCTTTGAGAAGTCAGCAACAGAGCACTTTACAATTGGACATAAGAGCAGTCGGGGTAGAAAGATGGACTCACAAGTACGTACAGTTTTTACTCCAAGGGGTAGCTTTTCAACATATGTCTCCAATAAGACAGAAGATTCCATTCCAAAAACATTGAAAGAGTACAGATAACAAACGAAAAGCAATTCCAGATCCTTGGAAATTTCAAAAATCGAGTCAATCACATCCTTACGAGAACCAGAACGATTGCCATTAATGTGATCATTCATCTTAAGAACAAATGTATCAAACAGATCAGATTTGTTAACATCAGAAGCATAAAAAGCACAAGCCACGGAAATCGCAGCAGAGAAATTTAAATCATTCGGCGATTCAAGTATAAATCCAATATAGAACCTGGAGTCGAGATGCGACTTACATACTTCCAGCTGATCCGCGAGAGTGGTGGCCGACAGGAGGTCCATTGCAAACGTCGGCTTCGGAAACGCCATTGTTTCTAGGGTTTCATGTTAAGGACGCGGGTTTAGTTTTCGAGTAGTTTTCTTGTAAAACAAGACGAGTAGTTTTATAATGCTCCGTCCGTAAAACTTAGACTAACTTGTTCTcggtaagacggttttacataatCACACCGTTAAACTTATTTACAGGCCAAAATATGATCTTTATTAACTAAAATTTAGTTACCAAAATTCATTTTACaccgaagatgtcttagtctaTTGGTTCAAAAGGAGGTATTATGGACGATAGGTCATAGGTTCGAAACCACCTCCTCGCCCCttctattgtaatgcgactaagtgcgcgctttaattgaccaaaaaaaaaaatcattttacaTTTTACGTTTATTTAAATCTTCAATTGAAGCagatatcaatactatatattaatttcagaaaCCAAGAGATCagtgtaattaaataaatctatacaaattagtTTTTAATCATAGCACTGTGTAATGGACCCGACGGGGagttcaatgtaaatattataaagtttggttgaataataaatttagagaacactataatatggtgattttccttaaaataacatgccccacttatggtattaattagtataaagatgttaattgtTTAAAATACacgaatataatataagtattttATATTTTCGAAACTATTAAACGGTAAATAAATCaatctagatttccaaaaaaatataatttccataattcattagatttgtaatttaattaggcaATAATAATGATTGTTcttaaataatattttaatataagatttatttaaatatataactctaatacaactagataatcaactacTATGATATGATAGTAACCAACCATGTGAGTagcaaaaacaacaataataacaagcgGAGTAGTGAATGTCATACTAACAGCAAtgagagtagtgaaattaacaataataaatgcgggagtagtgaaagaaaaaattatgacggcgggagaagtgaaagtaatagtagtcacaacatatgtaatgaaagtaacagtaggaacaacggagagagtatgaaaaattaactaatgaGGCTCATTTctaccaaaactatataatatttacattaagAAAGGCACCCAAAATCTCAACCTCTATCTTCCTCACTGAATGAGACCGGCCCATTTCTAACAAAGAAAGTCCACCCCATAAACTTTTGTCAAACACGAATGTCGGGGTAGTTAATATATTGATGAGGGACATGGTCCCAATCAGTAAAAGGGTGGTGAGAAATGGAATTCCATGTAATAACCGGGTTGTAAGAGTCGGGTGATTCAACGAGCAAGTCTTGATGAGCCAATTGAAAAATGTTAGCAAATTCCGCTAAATCCAATCTATGATCATTATTAAATAACTGGAAACTTACAAAGTGTATAAAACCTTGCCTTTTCGACCTATGAAATTCAaaagagctcaagaactcaagggtgagttcagGTAAGGTTTTATAGTCCATGGTGTAACAATGTTTCATACCAAGGTTCTTAAACAATGTCTTAACATTCTTTTCAATACCAATATTGTTCAAAGAAGCTTCATTAATGAACTTAGTGGGTTTCCTACCTTTGTTGCGTAAGATGACCTAGTTATCCCATTGTTTTTTACAATTAAAGATTACTCGGGGAAATTTCGGATCGTGTCATTCCGGTGTCTCTTGCATTTCAACATCCtcctttggaggagcatcctccacatcttcgACTTCTTCAACCTCAGTAGAATCATCCACCTTCTTCGGAACATCCTCACCTTTCTTACCATTAGGATAAACCTCCAACTCAACAAGTACCTCCTCATCTTCTCCTCGGGCATGGGTGGCTCATCGTATttcgtaccacttctcaaggtGATTGCATTGAGGgtagcatgtggttgctcaccttgaggtggtaattgaccCGTTTTTCTTTGAGAGCTTGATGAGGTtagttgagccatttgttgctctAACATCTTGATTAAGGCATTGTGAGATTGGTCACTCTTTTGTAGTTGAGCCAACATTTCCGATTGGGTCTTAGC
The Silene latifolia isolate original U9 population chromosome 11, ASM4854445v1, whole genome shotgun sequence genome window above contains:
- the LOC141612134 gene encoding uncharacterized protein LOC141612134 — encoded protein: MAFPKPTFAMDLLSATTLADQLEVCKSHLDSRFYIGFILESPNDLNFSAAISVACAFYASDVNKSDLFDTFVLKMNDHINGNRSGSRKDVIDSIFEISKDLELLFVCYLYSFNVFGMESSVLLETYVEKLPLGVKTVRTCESIFLPRLLLCPIVKCSVADFSKVVHLTSSLIYTEITSHNWGCAINDILKFRKSAPINVASVLYCLTRIANSLEDSGIRQSMAFFFKEIVNLALSGTGVLEAVQVLGDIVSSGDFVSRYYISQLAKMSRKFSQMPENWQMQVRDLVLDPALLSKATQDALPHVPEDVEKLFIMNGYSLDSEIQESPRRGMQGSFREDPGANSSKS